A segment of the Pseudonocardia sp. T1-2H genome:
ATGCAACTGCAGGTCGGCCTGAGCGGGACCGGTGCCTCCTGCGCCTTCCGCGTGCAACCACAGGTCCTCGTGGCCGGGGTTCCCGCGGATCCCCGGCTCGGTGCGGCGCTGGCCGCGCAGATCGCGGGCGTCGTCGAGGCGCGGGCCCGTGGCGAGCGGGAGCAGCCGTCGCGGCGTCTCGCCACGGCGGCCACGGTGCTGACCGCGGCACTGCTGGCCATGGTCGTTGCCCGCCGCCGACGCGCCATCTCCCGGCGCCGGGGCCGGCCGGATGCAGGGGAGCGCATATGAAGCCCGCGCCGTTCCGCTACGAGAAGCCACGTAGCCTGGAGCAGGCCTTGACGCTGCTCGCCGCCGAGGGCGAGGAGGCCAAGGTCCTGGCTGGCGGTCAGAGCCTGGTGCCGTTGATGAACTTCCGACTCGCCCGGCCGGCCGTGCTCGTCGACATCAACGGGCTGGCCGAGCTGAGCCACCTCCGCCGTGACGGGTCGCGGCTGCGTATCGGGGCTCTGACCCGCCACGCCGTGCTGGAGGAGTCGCCGCTGGTCGAACGGCATTGGCCGCTGCTGACCGAAGCGGTTCGCCTGGTCGGACATCCGCAGATCCGCAACGCGGGCACGGTGGGCGGCTCCCTGGCCCACGCGGATCCCACGGCCGAGCTCCCCGTCGCGCTGGCCGCGCTGGACGCCACCTTCGTCGTGCGCTCCCTGTCGGGTGTCCGGGAAATGCAGTGGTCGGAGTTCTTCGTCGGCCAGCTGCAGACGTCGTTGGAGCCCGACGAGCTGTTGGTGGAAGCCGTGGTGCCGGCGCTCCCGCCCGGTACGGGTTGCCGGTTCGACGAGTTCTCGCGCCGCCACGGGGACTTCGCGCTGGCGGGGTGCGCCGTCACGGTGTCGCTCGGGCCCGGCGGGGTGTGTGCACGGACGTCCATCGCCCTCCTCGGGGCGGCGCCGACTCCGATCCGGGCGACCCGGGCCGAGGCCGAGCTCGTCGGACGGCCGGTGACGGCGGAGAGCGCGGCTCGCAGCGCGGCGCATGCCGTGCAGGACCTGCATCCGACGTCCGACCTCCACGCCAGCGGCGGGTACCGCCGCGGTCTCATCGAGTCGCTCGTGGCCAGGAGCCTGCTCACCGCGCGGGACAGGGCCCGGGAAGGGGCGCCATCATGACCAGGGTCCGGATCACGGTGACGATCAACGGTGCCGTTGTCGAGCGCGTCGTGGAGCCACGCATGCTGCTCTCCGACTTCATCCGCCACGAGGCCCGGTTGACCGGTACCCATGTCGGCTGCGAGCACGGCGTGTGCGGATCCTGCACCGTGCAGGTGGACGGCGCCGCTGTGCGTTCCTGCCTGCTGTTCGCCGTGCAGCTGGACGGCCGTGAGGTCCGCACGGTGGAGGCGCTCTCGGCGGAGCGCGACGGTGCGCTCCACCCGCTGCAGGAGGCGTTCCACGCCGCGCAGGGGCTCCAGTGCGGGTTCTGCACCCCGGGCTTCCTGATGTCTGTCGAGCCCGTCCTCGACCACGTCGAGGGGATGGACGATGCGCAGATCAGGGGACTCATCAGCGGCAACCTGTGCCGCTGCACGGGATACGAGGGCATTGTGTGCGCAGTCCGAGAGGCTGCGCGGAAGGGGTGACCTTCGATCAACACGACGGCAGAACCGCCTGCGGAACCGCCGACCAGTGCCGGCGTCGTCCTTCGACTATGAAGGTAAGTTCTTCCTGTCCAAGGGCGCGGAGCAAT
Coding sequences within it:
- a CDS encoding FAD binding domain-containing protein — translated: MKPAPFRYEKPRSLEQALTLLAAEGEEAKVLAGGQSLVPLMNFRLARPAVLVDINGLAELSHLRRDGSRLRIGALTRHAVLEESPLVERHWPLLTEAVRLVGHPQIRNAGTVGGSLAHADPTAELPVALAALDATFVVRSLSGVREMQWSEFFVGQLQTSLEPDELLVEAVVPALPPGTGCRFDEFSRRHGDFALAGCAVTVSLGPGGVCARTSIALLGAAPTPIRATRAEAELVGRPVTAESAARSAAHAVQDLHPTSDLHASGGYRRGLIESLVARSLLTARDRAREGAPS
- a CDS encoding (2Fe-2S)-binding protein; translated protein: MTRVRITVTINGAVVERVVEPRMLLSDFIRHEARLTGTHVGCEHGVCGSCTVQVDGAAVRSCLLFAVQLDGREVRTVEALSAERDGALHPLQEAFHAAQGLQCGFCTPGFLMSVEPVLDHVEGMDDAQIRGLISGNLCRCTGYEGIVCAVREAARKG